A single window of bacterium DNA harbors:
- the cas5c gene encoding type I-C CRISPR-associated protein Cas5c — translation MIQTRSPVLCLRARGTFACFTRPELKVERVSYPVMTPSAARGLLEAILWKPAIVWRVERIKVLSEIRFTAFRRNEVNSKAVAPASRVVHDGGPVLPFFIEEDRAQRNTIALRDVDYLIEAHFDMTGKAGPEDNVNKFAEMFRRRLEKGQHYHQPYLGCREFPAEVLPADDAPLPVNDSRGIGIMLWDISFGPQGNRPLFFEAHLEAGVLEVPEEPSFTPLAAAGGAL, via the coding sequence ATGATCCAAACCCGTAGTCCTGTTCTCTGTCTGCGCGCCCGTGGGACTTTTGCCTGTTTTACCCGGCCGGAGCTGAAAGTGGAGCGCGTGAGCTACCCGGTGATGACTCCCTCGGCCGCCCGCGGTCTGCTGGAGGCGATCCTCTGGAAACCGGCCATCGTCTGGAGGGTCGAGCGGATCAAGGTGCTGAGCGAGATCCGGTTCACTGCTTTCCGCCGCAACGAGGTGAATTCGAAAGCCGTGGCCCCGGCCTCGCGGGTGGTCCACGACGGCGGGCCGGTCCTGCCCTTCTTCATCGAGGAGGACCGCGCCCAGCGCAACACCATCGCCCTGCGCGATGTGGACTACCTGATCGAGGCCCATTTCGACATGACCGGAAAGGCCGGGCCGGAGGATAACGTCAACAAGTTCGCCGAGATGTTCCGCCGCCGCCTGGAAAAGGGCCAGCATTATCACCAGCCCTATCTGGGCTGCCGGGAATTCCCGGCCGAAGTGCTGCCTGCTGACGACGCCCCTCTGCCGGTGAATGACTCCCGCGGGATCGGGATCATGCTCTGGGACATTTCATTCGGCCCGCAGGGCAACCGCCCCCTGTTCTTCGAGGCGCATCTGGAGGCGGGCGTGCTGGAAGTTCCGGAGGAACCGTCTTTCACCCCACTGGCGGCGGCAGGAGGCGCGCTATGA